One window of the Sander lucioperca isolate FBNREF2018 chromosome 5, SLUC_FBN_1.2, whole genome shotgun sequence genome contains the following:
- the stoml3a gene encoding stomatin (EPB72)-like 3a isoform X1, giving the protein MISTTSSTADMVTQGKLELNAVENVEAKNTKGLGCFGWLLVLISLLFVTATLPLTIFMCVKIVKEYERAVIFRLGRITDRKPKGPGLFFVLPCTDTFVKVDLRTVSFDIPPQEILTRDSVTVSVDGVVYFCIQCPISSVANVSNAHSSTRLLAQTTLRNVLGTKNLAELLSDREGISHSMQESLDVATNPWGIKVERVEIKDVKLPQQLQRAMAAEAEASREARAKIISAEGEMNASRALKEASLIISESPSALQLRYLQTLHTIAAEKNSTIIFPMPMDILQNFMK; this is encoded by the exons ATGATCTCAACAACGTCCAGCACGGCCGACATGGTTACACAAGGTAAACTGGAGCTCAACGCTGTGGAGAATGTCGAAG CTAAAAACACAAAGGGACTGGGATGTTTCGGTTGGCTGTTGGTCCTCATATCCCTCCTCTTTGTAACAGCGACCCTTCCGCTCACAATATTTATGTGTGTTAAG ATAGTGAAGGAGTATGAGCGAGCCGTCATTTTTAGACTCGGCCGGATCACCGACAGGAAACCTAAAGGGCCAG GACTTTTCTTTGTTCTGCCTTGCACGGATACCTTTGTGAAGGTCGATCTGAGAACTGTGTCCTTTGACATCCCTCCACAAGAG ATCCTAACCAGAGACTCCGTGACAGTGTCTGTGGATGGCGTGGTGTACTTCTGCATACAGTGCCCCATCTCATCTGTGGCCAATGTGTCCAACGCACACTCATCTACGCGGCTGCTTGCTCAAACCACCCTGAGGAATGTACTCGGTACCAAAAACCTTGCAGAACTGCTGTCTGACAGAGAGGGCATATCGCACAGTATGCAA GAATCTCTGGATGTGGCCACTAATCCGTGGGGTATTAAGGTGGAGCGTGTGGAGATCAAGGATGTGAAGTTGCCTCAGCAGCTGCAGAGAGCCATGGCAGCAGAGGCAGAAGCCAGCCGGGAGGCCAGAGCCAAG ATCATTTCTGCAGAGGGAGAGATGAATGCCTCCAGGGCTCTGAAAGAAGCCTCTCTGATTATTTCGGAGTCCCCCTCTGCTCTCCAGCTGCGATACCTGCAGACCCTCCATACCATCGCAGCAGAGAAGAACTCCACCATCATCTTCCCTATGCCCATGGATATATTGCAGAATTTTATGAAGTAA
- the stoml3a gene encoding stomatin (EPB72)-like 3a isoform X2, whose product MFRLAVGPHIPPLCNSDPSAHNIYIVKEYERAVIFRLGRITDRKPKGPGLFFVLPCTDTFVKVDLRTVSFDIPPQEILTRDSVTVSVDGVVYFCIQCPISSVANVSNAHSSTRLLAQTTLRNVLGTKNLAELLSDREGISHSMQESLDVATNPWGIKVERVEIKDVKLPQQLQRAMAAEAEASREARAKIISAEGEMNASRALKEASLIISESPSALQLRYLQTLHTIAAEKNSTIIFPMPMDILQNFMK is encoded by the exons ATGTTTCGGTTGGCTGTTGGTCCTCATATCCCTCCTCTTTGTAACAGCGACCCTTCCGCTCACAATATTTAT ATAGTGAAGGAGTATGAGCGAGCCGTCATTTTTAGACTCGGCCGGATCACCGACAGGAAACCTAAAGGGCCAG GACTTTTCTTTGTTCTGCCTTGCACGGATACCTTTGTGAAGGTCGATCTGAGAACTGTGTCCTTTGACATCCCTCCACAAGAG ATCCTAACCAGAGACTCCGTGACAGTGTCTGTGGATGGCGTGGTGTACTTCTGCATACAGTGCCCCATCTCATCTGTGGCCAATGTGTCCAACGCACACTCATCTACGCGGCTGCTTGCTCAAACCACCCTGAGGAATGTACTCGGTACCAAAAACCTTGCAGAACTGCTGTCTGACAGAGAGGGCATATCGCACAGTATGCAA GAATCTCTGGATGTGGCCACTAATCCGTGGGGTATTAAGGTGGAGCGTGTGGAGATCAAGGATGTGAAGTTGCCTCAGCAGCTGCAGAGAGCCATGGCAGCAGAGGCAGAAGCCAGCCGGGAGGCCAGAGCCAAG ATCATTTCTGCAGAGGGAGAGATGAATGCCTCCAGGGCTCTGAAAGAAGCCTCTCTGATTATTTCGGAGTCCCCCTCTGCTCTCCAGCTGCGATACCTGCAGACCCTCCATACCATCGCAGCAGAGAAGAACTCCACCATCATCTTCCCTATGCCCATGGATATATTGCAGAATTTTATGAAGTAA